Proteins encoded by one window of Sphingosinicella sp. BN140058:
- a CDS encoding pirin family protein, giving the protein MIQFRDRGARGHHRGALVDARHSFSFGHYHDPKHMGFRSLRVINEDRVVPGAGFPDHGHENMEIVTIVLQGRIRHRDSLGNEATIGAGDVQRMSAGTGVVHSETNPSEHERAHALQIWILPSEQGLPPSYEQKHFPPEQGRNQFVAIATRDGREGSVRLHQDAAIEIARLDEGNILTRTLSPDRGYWVQVIGGVIGLNGTEMREGDGAAMTGEALLSIEADTDAELLLFDLQ; this is encoded by the coding sequence CAGCTTTTCGTTCGGCCATTATCACGATCCCAAGCATATGGGCTTCCGGAGCCTGCGGGTGATCAACGAGGATCGTGTCGTGCCCGGTGCCGGCTTTCCCGACCATGGCCACGAGAATATGGAGATCGTGACCATCGTGCTGCAGGGACGGATCCGCCACCGCGACAGCCTCGGCAACGAGGCGACGATCGGCGCCGGCGACGTGCAGCGGATGAGTGCGGGCACGGGAGTCGTCCACAGCGAGACGAATCCGAGCGAGCACGAGCGCGCGCACGCGCTGCAGATCTGGATCCTTCCGTCGGAACAGGGCCTGCCGCCGTCCTACGAGCAGAAGCACTTTCCGCCGGAGCAAGGGCGCAACCAGTTCGTCGCCATTGCAACCCGCGACGGACGTGAAGGCTCGGTACGGCTGCATCAGGACGCCGCGATCGAGATCGCCAGACTGGATGAGGGCAACATCCTGACCCGCACGCTGTCGCCGGACCGTGGCTATTGGGTGCAGGTAATCGGCGGCGTGATCGGCCTCAACGGCACCGAGATGCGCGAAGGCGACGGCGCTGCGATGACCGGCGAGGCGTTGCTCTCGATCGAGGCGGATACCGACGCCGAGCTTCTGCTGTTCGACCTCCAGTGA
- a CDS encoding SWIB/MDM2 domain-containing protein encodes MARSAEKRGKEETKAAEKKVKATGKPAGGARGGITAPVTPSAELAEIVGKADLPRSEVVKKVWDYIKKNDLQDAKDRRQINADDKLGKIFPKKSVSMFEMNKHLSAHLSTPKG; translated from the coding sequence ATGGCACGATCGGCAGAAAAACGCGGCAAAGAGGAAACCAAGGCCGCGGAGAAGAAGGTGAAGGCCACCGGCAAGCCTGCAGGCGGCGCCCGGGGCGGAATCACGGCGCCGGTGACGCCATCCGCCGAACTCGCCGAGATCGTCGGCAAGGCGGATCTGCCGCGGAGCGAGGTGGTCAAGAAGGTCTGGGATTATATCAAGAAGAATGATCTGCAGGACGCCAAGGACCGGCGCCAGATCAACGCCGACGACAAGCTCGGCAAGATCTTCCCCAAGAAATCGGTCAGCATGTTCGAGATGAACAAGCACCTGAGCGCCCATCTCAGCACGCCGAAGGGGTAA